A genomic segment from Streptomyces sp. NBC_00459 encodes:
- a CDS encoding ATP-binding protein, giving the protein MPGFVGRTSELVTLNRHLDWVRAGRGDQRGRALLLRGRRRVGKSRLVDLFCERAQVPYVVHQATRGEDAHRERTRFLTEVRHSSLPDTALLAGVTTVTDWDTALRQLAAVLPDDAPSIVVLDELPWMLEGDPVLEGTLQTVWDRVLSRKPVLLILIGSDLAMMEQLSAYGRPFHQRGAEMVLAPLSPSEVMAMTGLPAADAFDAHLITGGLPLICQEWQEGESRIDFLSRALDDPTSPLLVSAERALAAEFPTALQARHVLSVIGSGERTFGTIAAKAGAADRPLPPGSLNPALHTLAGKRLVAVDAPLSTRPGDRDRRYRVADPYLRFWLAFLEQGIPEIERGRGRIVAEAVERGWTSWRGRVIEPVVRESLARLLPDNTWPQVREVGGWWPRTNNPEVDLVGADRSPAREIGFVGSIKWYERGSFDHRALAALARDALAVPGADEDTPLMAVSRSGFTVDGLTATYGPEQLMEAWTSAA; this is encoded by the coding sequence ATGCCAGGCTTCGTAGGCCGCACATCCGAGCTGGTCACGCTGAACCGGCACCTCGACTGGGTACGCGCCGGCCGCGGCGACCAGCGCGGCCGTGCCCTTCTGCTCCGCGGCCGGCGTCGGGTCGGGAAGTCGCGGCTCGTGGACCTCTTCTGTGAGCGCGCCCAGGTGCCGTACGTCGTCCACCAAGCCACCCGCGGTGAGGACGCCCACCGGGAACGGACCCGCTTCCTCACCGAGGTCCGGCACTCCTCGCTGCCTGACACCGCCCTCCTGGCCGGCGTCACGACTGTCACCGATTGGGACACCGCTCTGCGCCAGCTCGCGGCGGTACTCCCGGACGACGCTCCCAGCATCGTCGTACTCGACGAGCTGCCCTGGATGCTCGAAGGCGACCCGGTGCTGGAGGGCACTCTGCAGACCGTGTGGGACAGGGTTCTGAGCCGCAAGCCCGTACTGCTCATCCTCATCGGCAGCGATCTGGCGATGATGGAGCAACTCTCCGCCTACGGCCGCCCCTTCCACCAGCGAGGGGCCGAGATGGTACTCGCGCCACTCTCCCCCTCCGAAGTCATGGCAATGACCGGGCTCCCCGCCGCGGATGCCTTCGACGCCCATCTGATCACCGGCGGCCTGCCCCTCATCTGCCAGGAGTGGCAGGAAGGCGAGAGCCGCATCGACTTCCTCTCCCGCGCCCTCGACGACCCCACCTCCCCCCTCCTGGTATCCGCCGAGCGGGCACTGGCCGCCGAGTTCCCCACCGCACTTCAGGCCAGGCACGTGCTCTCCGTGATCGGCAGCGGAGAGCGGACGTTCGGGACGATCGCCGCGAAGGCCGGAGCGGCTGATCGACCGCTCCCGCCCGGCTCCCTCAATCCCGCCCTGCACACCCTCGCGGGCAAACGACTCGTCGCCGTCGACGCTCCTCTCTCCACCCGCCCCGGAGACCGTGACCGCCGCTACCGGGTCGCCGATCCCTACCTCCGGTTCTGGCTCGCCTTCCTGGAGCAGGGGATCCCGGAGATCGAGCGCGGGCGCGGGCGGATCGTGGCCGAGGCGGTCGAACGCGGGTGGACCTCGTGGCGCGGGCGGGTGATCGAACCCGTGGTGAGGGAGTCGCTGGCCAGGCTGCTCCCCGACAACACGTGGCCGCAGGTGCGGGAAGTGGGCGGCTGGTGGCCTCGTACGAACAATCCCGAGGTCGACCTGGTGGGGGCGGACCGGTCGCCCGCACGCGAGATCGGCTTCGTCGGCTCGATCAAGTGGTACGAGCGCGGCTCCTTCGACCACCGCGCCCTGGCCGCGCTGGCCCGGGACGCCCTGGCCGTACCCGGTGCCGACGAGGACACTCCGCTGATGGCGGTGTCCCGCTCCGGGTTCACGGTGGACGGGCTGACAGCGACGTACGGGCCCGAACAGCTCATGGAGGCCTGGACTTCCGCGGCATGA
- a CDS encoding ATP-binding protein codes for MTTKPAVPAASADPTGAAQPATPARVFEMRFTSTPRGARLARRLTALRLDAWGIPYDTDAHDTLVLIVGELTANAVLHGHVPGRDFHLRVHVTADGRTVRVEVTDTRAERLPRRPAAVPGTGGAEEGGRGLLLVSRLATRWDWHPRVDGPGKTIWAEYARGW; via the coding sequence GTGACGACCAAACCCGCAGTCCCCGCAGCCTCCGCAGACCCCACCGGCGCCGCCCAACCCGCCACCCCCGCCCGCGTCTTCGAGATGCGCTTCACCTCCACGCCCCGAGGAGCCCGCCTCGCCCGCCGCCTGACGGCGCTGCGCCTCGACGCGTGGGGCATCCCGTACGACACCGACGCGCACGACACCCTCGTACTGATCGTCGGCGAGCTCACCGCCAACGCCGTACTCCACGGTCACGTCCCCGGCCGGGACTTCCATCTCCGCGTGCACGTCACGGCCGACGGCCGTACCGTCCGCGTCGAGGTCACCGACACCCGCGCCGAACGGCTGCCCCGGCGCCCGGCCGCCGTCCCGGGGACCGGCGGCGCCGAGGAAGGCGGCCGTGGGCTGCTCCTCGTATCGCGGCTGGCCACCCGTTGGGACTGGCACCCGCGCGTGGACGGGCCAGGCAAGACGATCTGGGCGGAGTACGCGCGGGGATGGTGA
- a CDS encoding helix-turn-helix domain-containing protein, with translation MTEGTAVSGSEARSRVLPDGGGEGSEDGGVVSLGDGWENDDEGGRRPEDGAGKGFVVAFGQTMKTWRVRAGMDREEFGRRIGYSSATVASYEQGRRIPSPKTIDRADEAVGAGGLLSVWKEEVEKAQYPVFFQGMAALEKECLELLMYDTHVVNGLLQNEDYMRSLLAMRRPSLDQEIIEQRVAARLARHDIFDRRPSPLLSFVMDEAVLRHRYGGQDVVRGQLEHLLLIGEKRNVEIQVMPIDCEDNAGVNGPFTVVTRKDGKKFVYAETHATSTLETDPEQTVLAAARYGIIRSQALTPRESMRFIEGLLGSL, from the coding sequence ATGACCGAGGGTACGGCGGTTTCGGGGTCGGAGGCGAGGAGCCGGGTGCTTCCGGATGGCGGTGGCGAAGGCTCCGAGGACGGTGGGGTGGTGAGCCTCGGGGACGGGTGGGAGAACGACGACGAGGGCGGGCGGCGGCCGGAGGACGGGGCCGGGAAGGGGTTCGTCGTCGCGTTCGGGCAGACCATGAAGACGTGGCGGGTACGGGCGGGGATGGACCGCGAGGAGTTCGGGCGCCGCATCGGGTACTCGTCGGCGACGGTGGCCTCTTACGAGCAAGGCCGGCGGATTCCCTCACCGAAGACGATCGACCGGGCGGACGAAGCGGTGGGCGCGGGTGGGTTGTTGAGCGTGTGGAAGGAGGAGGTGGAGAAGGCTCAGTATCCCGTGTTCTTCCAGGGGATGGCGGCACTGGAGAAGGAGTGCCTTGAACTGCTCATGTATGACACGCATGTTGTCAACGGCCTCCTCCAGAACGAGGATTACATGAGGTCCTTGCTCGCCATGCGGCGTCCGTCCCTGGACCAGGAGATCATCGAGCAGCGAGTAGCGGCACGGCTGGCTCGGCACGACATCTTCGACCGGCGGCCCTCACCACTGTTGAGCTTCGTGATGGATGAGGCGGTACTAAGGCACCGATACGGCGGCCAGGACGTGGTGCGTGGGCAGTTGGAACATCTGCTCCTGATCGGCGAGAAGCGAAACGTCGAGATCCAGGTCATGCCGATCGACTGCGAGGACAACGCGGGTGTGAACGGGCCGTTCACAGTCGTCACGCGGAAGGACGGCAAGAAGTTCGTGTACGCCGAGACACACGCCACCAGCACGCTGGAGACCGACCCGGAACAGACGGTTCTCGCCGCCGCCCGCTATGGGATCATCCGATCACAGGCTCTCACTCCGCGAGAGTCGATGAGGTTCATCGAAGGGTTGCTGGGATCGCTATGA
- a CDS encoding DUF397 domain-containing protein: MNNAESSTVASGLAWFKSSYSGTEGGQCVEVAAGTAVVHVRDSKAVAGPVFTVSREAWARFVGRSV; the protein is encoded by the coding sequence ATGAACAACGCTGAATCCTCGACCGTCGCTTCCGGCCTCGCCTGGTTCAAGAGCAGCTACAGCGGAACCGAGGGCGGCCAGTGTGTAGAGGTCGCGGCCGGTACGGCAGTTGTGCACGTCCGGGACTCCAAGGCCGTGGCCGGGCCCGTGTTCACGGTGTCGCGTGAGGCGTGGGCGAGGTTCGTCGGGCGGAGCGTCTGA
- a CDS encoding Imm1 family immunity protein, whose translation MKVRAEVRYRLEHGGKPDFLSTSEDVDALISSLLTGPASENLAQIHSTERDLLPAFGDPDHELMAGVDKDLQVGVLSFMDGSGNVATRGPSTGRAKPVYYIQGQMTEFPAYSEIPIAVVCQALKEFLSSGGQRPTCVEWQEVDTW comes from the coding sequence ATGAAGGTGCGCGCCGAAGTACGGTACCGGCTGGAGCACGGAGGGAAGCCGGATTTTCTCAGCACGTCCGAGGACGTCGATGCTCTGATCAGTTCACTTCTGACGGGCCCGGCCTCTGAGAATCTGGCGCAGATCCACTCCACGGAGCGGGACCTCCTCCCGGCTTTCGGGGATCCCGATCACGAACTCATGGCGGGAGTCGACAAGGACCTTCAGGTAGGAGTCCTCTCCTTCATGGACGGAAGCGGGAACGTTGCGACACGGGGACCGTCCACTGGTCGGGCTAAACCTGTGTATTACATCCAGGGGCAGATGACGGAGTTCCCGGCCTATTCGGAGATTCCCATTGCTGTTGTGTGCCAGGCCCTCAAGGAGTTCCTGTCCTCGGGAGGGCAGCGCCCTACCTGCGTCGAGTGGCAGGAAGTGGACACTTGGTGA
- a CDS encoding RHS repeat-associated core domain-containing protein — translation MPIKLATGNQVQFSRLDPYGNERTESSNFRSHTGYVGGTDDNTTGLTHLGAREYDPSTGRFLSADPVLDLTDPLQANGYNYANNNPVTHADPTGLTSTASTFDAAEAALDAQIAAQEKILSGSVADIVRTYGWALFKEFIGWDDVMGCFTQGDLWACGSLLVDAIPWTKVFKLAYKVAKVVGRIISGIKALNKAKDVARKTIASLKAAKAAVQRAKAEAKRKAAEALKKAKEKALAAKAAAKKKTGTGSKGTAGKAEQTKASAAAKSNGAKRAKDNGADGGDSTDADDSGSGASCPRPHSFLPGTQVLMADGTTKAIEDVENGDELAANDPETSTTSGTETAAATITTYDDKDFTVLTVKTADGTTSKLTTTDTHPFWVTDPAADPTDGTWVEGGSLESGQWLQTSAGTHVQITAVSRYIKTQVTHDLTVSNVHTYYVLAGAAPVLVHNCDESSSVNVDEEMARLPEYQGGATSGHAVAADGTRYEGLTSGLGDDGDLVDWVNSTLRQQGRLPGNAKSGRAVDVEQKFAAAMQRDGVGHADLFINYPTGPCTVRMGCDDVLNGLLGSNRTLTVHWPGGGRRTYGGSS, via the coding sequence TTGCCGATCAAGCTCGCCACCGGCAACCAGGTCCAGTTCTCGCGGCTCGACCCGTACGGCAACGAGCGTACGGAGAGCTCCAACTTCCGCTCCCACACCGGTTATGTGGGCGGCACGGACGACAACACCACAGGCCTGACCCATCTGGGGGCGCGCGAGTACGACCCGTCGACGGGCCGGTTCCTGTCGGCCGACCCGGTCCTGGATCTCACCGACCCGCTCCAGGCCAACGGCTACAACTACGCCAACAACAATCCCGTCACGCACGCGGACCCGACTGGTCTGACCTCCACTGCCTCGACCTTCGACGCGGCCGAGGCGGCTTTGGACGCGCAGATCGCCGCGCAGGAGAAGATCCTTTCCGGGTCGGTCGCGGACATCGTGCGGACGTACGGCTGGGCCCTGTTCAAGGAGTTCATCGGCTGGGACGACGTCATGGGCTGCTTCACGCAGGGTGACCTGTGGGCCTGCGGCTCTCTCCTGGTGGATGCCATCCCGTGGACGAAGGTCTTCAAGCTCGCCTACAAGGTCGCCAAGGTCGTCGGCCGGATCATCAGCGGCATCAAGGCCCTGAACAAGGCGAAGGATGTCGCCCGCAAGACCATCGCCTCGCTGAAGGCGGCGAAGGCCGCCGTCCAGCGGGCCAAGGCCGAGGCGAAACGCAAGGCCGCCGAGGCGTTGAAGAAGGCCAAGGAGAAGGCCCTGGCGGCGAAGGCCGCCGCGAAGAAGAAGACCGGCACGGGTTCCAAGGGCACGGCCGGCAAGGCGGAACAGACCAAGGCATCCGCCGCTGCCAAGTCCAACGGCGCGAAGAGGGCCAAGGACAACGGCGCCGACGGCGGGGACAGCACGGACGCCGACGACAGTGGTTCGGGCGCGTCCTGCCCCAGGCCCCACAGCTTCCTGCCCGGTACCCAGGTGTTGATGGCGGACGGCACCACCAAGGCCATCGAGGACGTCGAGAACGGCGACGAGCTGGCCGCCAACGACCCCGAGACGTCGACGACCTCGGGCACGGAGACCGCCGCAGCGACCATCACCACCTACGACGACAAGGACTTCACCGTCCTGACCGTCAAGACGGCCGACGGTACGACGTCGAAGCTGACGACCACTGACACTCACCCTTTCTGGGTCACCGACCCCGCCGCCGACCCCACCGACGGCACTTGGGTGGAGGGCGGCAGCCTGGAGTCCGGCCAGTGGCTCCAGACGAGCGCCGGCACCCACGTCCAGATCACCGCGGTCAGCCGGTACATCAAGACGCAGGTCACGCATGACCTGACTGTCAGTAACGTCCACACCTACTATGTGCTGGCGGGGGCCGCACCGGTACTCGTCCACAACTGCGATGAATCGTCGTCGGTCAACGTCGACGAAGAAATGGCCAGACTCCCTGAATATCAGGGAGGTGCGACGTCTGGTCACGCCGTGGCAGCTGATGGCACGAGGTACGAAGGGCTGACGAGTGGCCTCGGGGACGATGGTGACTTGGTCGACTGGGTCAATTCAACGCTGCGTCAGCAGGGTCGTTTGCCGGGAAATGCCAAGTCCGGGCGCGCTGTGGATGTTGAGCAGAAGTTTGCTGCCGCCATGCAGCGGGACGGCGTCGGCCATGCTGATCTGTTCATCAATTACCCGACAGGCCCGTGCACGGTCAGAATGGGATGCGACGACGTTCTGAATGGCCTGCTTGGCAGTAACCGCACACTCACGGTGCACTGGCCAGGGGGCGGACGTCGAACTTACGGAGGGTCGAGTTGA
- a CDS encoding FG-GAP repeat domain-containing protein — translation MASLIGKQSTITLSAKATDPDGDLASLYFEYWRTNYSSTTKVTATKTAATATGAASWSIAATKFTDGYDYSWRVRAEDDDGTDSGWAPTTGTDECRFTYNTSIPTTPKAVSTVFPEDLKPDGSTGNGSVWSTETFGTSGAFTFSTTDTDVVKYAYSFNSTTYANYVCASTSGTTGGPTASCSTVITSKTITGKPTLAGPNVLYIKAYDAAGNASNAKKYVFYVTPKAVPDGAADYTGDQIPDFASVRTTGKLYVDNITNTGAYVASTPTTHDDGTLLTDATSIGHWWNGSSTYALITHNGDFAPGDGITDFVVRTPDGGLYLYPGDGYGGTDVSQRQKIQLPPNAPDPATLTEIKSMGDANGDEQPEILAVSGDALWIFSGYSGGSFATATLLTSGSWSDRDIVSLADFNSDGTVDMIYRTATGKLWLRHSAATSSGATDWATLATSGASLDGDDLYGEGFTTDVYPFLYGSPAMTSTDLPDIWAITPTGLLYRLDGTATGISATTYTGKTLIIGAIG, via the coding sequence GTGGCGAGCTTGATCGGCAAGCAGAGCACCATCACCCTGTCCGCCAAGGCCACCGACCCCGACGGCGACCTCGCGTCCCTTTACTTCGAGTACTGGCGGACGAATTACAGCTCCACCACCAAAGTCACCGCCACCAAGACCGCCGCCACCGCCACCGGCGCCGCCTCCTGGTCGATCGCCGCCACCAAGTTCACCGACGGCTACGACTACTCCTGGCGGGTACGGGCCGAGGACGACGACGGAACCGACTCCGGCTGGGCCCCCACCACCGGCACCGACGAATGCCGCTTCACCTACAACACCTCCATCCCCACCACCCCCAAGGCCGTCTCCACCGTCTTCCCCGAGGACCTCAAGCCCGACGGCAGCACCGGCAACGGCAGCGTCTGGTCAACGGAGACCTTCGGCACCTCCGGCGCCTTCACCTTCTCCACCACCGACACCGACGTCGTGAAGTACGCGTACTCCTTCAACTCCACCACCTACGCCAACTACGTCTGCGCCTCCACCTCCGGCACCACCGGCGGCCCCACGGCCTCCTGCTCCACGGTGATCACCTCCAAGACCATCACCGGCAAGCCCACCCTGGCCGGACCCAACGTCCTGTACATCAAGGCGTACGACGCCGCCGGCAACGCCTCCAACGCCAAGAAGTACGTCTTCTACGTCACCCCCAAGGCCGTACCGGACGGCGCCGCCGACTACACCGGCGACCAGATCCCCGACTTCGCCAGCGTCCGCACCACCGGCAAGCTCTACGTCGACAACATCACCAACACCGGCGCCTACGTCGCCTCCACCCCGACCACCCACGACGACGGCACCCTCCTCACCGACGCCACCTCCATCGGCCACTGGTGGAACGGCTCCAGCACCTACGCCCTGATCACCCACAACGGCGACTTCGCCCCCGGCGACGGCATCACCGACTTCGTCGTCCGCACCCCGGACGGCGGCCTCTACCTCTACCCCGGCGACGGATACGGCGGCACCGACGTCTCCCAGCGCCAGAAGATCCAGCTCCCCCCGAACGCCCCGGACCCCGCCACCCTCACCGAGATCAAGTCGATGGGCGACGCGAACGGCGACGAGCAGCCCGAGATCCTCGCCGTCTCCGGCGACGCCCTGTGGATCTTCTCCGGCTACAGCGGCGGCAGTTTCGCCACCGCCACCCTGCTCACTTCGGGCTCCTGGTCGGACCGCGACATCGTCAGCCTCGCCGACTTCAACTCCGACGGCACCGTCGACATGATCTACCGCACCGCCACGGGCAAGCTCTGGCTCCGCCACTCCGCCGCCACCTCCAGCGGCGCCACCGACTGGGCCACCCTGGCCACCTCCGGCGCGAGCCTCGACGGTGACGACCTCTACGGCGAGGGCTTCACCACCGACGTCTACCCCTTCCTGTACGGCAGCCCCGCCATGACCAGCACCGACCTCCCCGACATCTGGGCCATCACCCCGACCGGCCTCCTCTACCGCCTCGACGGCACCGCCACCGGCATCAGCGCCACCACGTACACGGGCAAGACGCTCATCATCGGAGCCATCGGCTAG
- a CDS encoding 5,10-methylenetetrahydrofolate reductase has translation MGASGLRTLLERVRYEVLPAKATEDKVLAHVPRDVVVTVTASPVKGLEPTLDLAGRLAAQGYRVVPHVPARLLRDDAHLKDVVDRLRGVGVEDVFVPAGDADPPAGAYEGALPVLRRLGELGSPFTHVGVTGYPESHPLIHDDVTIQSMWDKREHATYIVSNLCFDARVLGEWVGRVRRRDIALPVYVGVAGPVQRAKLLSMATKIGVGESTRFLARHPLWFLRFAAPGGYSPERLLSRAEGALTVPGAGVAGLHLFTFNQVAETELWRRAVLERLAGG, from the coding sequence GTGGGTGCTTCAGGACTCCGGACGCTGCTGGAGCGTGTCCGTTACGAGGTGCTGCCCGCCAAGGCGACCGAGGACAAGGTTCTCGCCCACGTTCCGCGCGACGTCGTCGTCACCGTGACGGCGTCGCCGGTCAAGGGGCTGGAGCCGACCCTCGACCTGGCCGGTCGGCTGGCGGCGCAGGGCTACCGGGTGGTTCCGCATGTGCCTGCCCGGCTGCTGCGGGACGACGCGCATCTGAAGGACGTCGTCGACCGGCTGCGGGGGGTGGGGGTGGAGGACGTCTTCGTGCCGGCGGGGGACGCTGATCCCCCGGCCGGGGCCTACGAGGGCGCCCTGCCCGTGCTGCGCAGGCTCGGCGAGCTGGGCAGCCCGTTCACACACGTCGGCGTGACCGGTTACCCCGAGAGCCATCCGCTCATCCACGACGACGTCACCATCCAGTCCATGTGGGACAAGCGCGAGCACGCGACGTACATCGTCAGCAACCTGTGCTTCGACGCCCGTGTGCTGGGGGAGTGGGTCGGGCGGGTGCGGCGCCGGGACATCGCCCTGCCCGTGTACGTGGGTGTGGCTGGGCCTGTGCAGCGGGCGAAGCTGCTGTCGATGGCGACGAAGATCGGGGTGGGGGAGTCGACGCGCTTCCTGGCCCGGCACCCGTTGTGGTTCCTGCGGTTCGCCGCGCCTGGTGGATATTCGCCAGAGCGGTTGCTCTCGCGGGCGGAGGGGGCGCTCACGGTGCCCGGGGCGGGGGTGGCGGGGCTGCACCTGTTCACGTTCAATCAGGTCGCGGAGACGGAGTTGTGGCGGCGGGCTGTGCTGGAGCGGCTTGCCGGGGGTTGA